The Acidobacteriota bacterium genome contains a region encoding:
- a CDS encoding OsmC family peroxiredoxin, which produces MPRVHRYAVIVRWTGNSGSGTSSYGGYRRDHEILAEGKPAIPGSSDPAFRGDAARWNPEELFVASLAACHKLWYLHLCADEGIVVVAYEDQAEGEMEETADGGGRFLSVTLHPQVTVAAGTDLAQARALHDMARLKCFLAHSVNCALRHEAEVHALSR; this is translated from the coding sequence ATGCCGCGCGTGCACCGCTATGCCGTGATAGTGCGCTGGACTGGCAATAGCGGTTCGGGCACCTCGAGCTACGGCGGCTATCGCCGCGACCACGAAATTCTCGCGGAGGGCAAGCCCGCCATTCCCGGCTCCTCGGATCCGGCCTTTCGCGGGGACGCGGCGCGCTGGAACCCGGAAGAGCTTTTCGTGGCTTCTCTGGCGGCTTGTCACAAGCTCTGGTATCTGCACCTCTGCGCCGATGAAGGCATTGTCGTCGTCGCCTACGAAGACCAGGCGGAAGGGGAAATGGAGGAGACGGCAGACGGTGGCGGCCGCTTCTTGAGCGTGACCTTGCATCCCCAGGTGACGGTGGCCGCCGGCACCGACCTCGCCCAGGCACGCGCGCTGCACGATATGGCGCGGCTCAAGTGCTTCCTCGCTCATTCCGTTAACTGCGCCCTCCGGCACGAGGCCGAGGTGCATGCACTGTCTCGTTAG
- a CDS encoding MBL fold metallo-hydrolase, with the protein MGNGEWTGPFVRKLGDTELSVITDRSYLLDGGAMFGVVPKTLWSRTTPSDERNYVRCGLNSLVFRHRGELVLVETGCGNKLNDKQMRYNGVDPRRDYLERLAAAGFPAEEFTLVVNSHLHYDHCGWNTVRRPDGSIVPVFPNAHYYVQRKEWEHAREQHERDRVSYLTENYDPLVTSGQMQLLEGERELLPGLSVMPLPGHTRGMQAILLRSGNEVACYISDLMPTHWHLKPSWVMAFDLFPLETIDNKHRILDQAEREHWLLVFTHDPEQAWGYVERQNAEYVFVPAEGSRPK; encoded by the coding sequence ATGGGGAACGGTGAGTGGACGGGGCCGTTTGTCAGAAAGCTTGGGGATACGGAGCTGTCGGTCATTACCGACCGGAGCTACCTGCTCGATGGCGGGGCGATGTTTGGCGTGGTGCCGAAGACGTTATGGAGCCGCACGACGCCGAGCGATGAGCGGAATTATGTGCGCTGCGGGTTGAACTCGCTGGTCTTCCGCCATCGTGGCGAGCTGGTGCTGGTTGAGACGGGGTGCGGGAATAAGCTCAACGATAAGCAGATGCGCTACAACGGGGTTGATCCGCGGCGGGACTATTTGGAGCGACTGGCCGCGGCGGGATTTCCAGCGGAAGAGTTCACGCTGGTCGTCAACTCGCATCTGCACTACGATCATTGCGGTTGGAACACTGTACGCCGTCCGGATGGAAGCATCGTGCCTGTATTTCCGAATGCTCACTACTATGTGCAGCGGAAGGAGTGGGAGCATGCGCGCGAGCAGCATGAGCGCGACCGCGTCAGCTACCTGACGGAGAACTACGATCCGCTGGTCACCTCCGGACAAATGCAGTTGCTCGAGGGCGAGCGGGAGCTGCTGCCGGGGCTGTCGGTGATGCCGCTTCCCGGCCATACGCGGGGCATGCAAGCCATTCTGCTGCGCTCGGGAAACGAGGTGGCCTGCTACATCTCCGATCTGATGCCGACGCATTGGCACCTGAAGCCGAGTTGGGTGATGGCCTTTGATTTGTTTCCGCTGGAGACCATTGACAATAAACATCGCATTCTGGACCAGGCCGAACGCGAGCATTGGCTGCTGGTGTTCACGCACGATCCGGAGCAGGCCTGGGGCTATGTGGAGCGCCAAAATGCGGAGTACGTTTTTGTTCCCGCCGAAGGCTCCCGCCCAAAGTAA
- a CDS encoding alpha/beta hydrolase — protein MADSLLETQLPWGALRYRCWGAAPAAFHRGVAPVNDARASFTPMVGSPSSPAPSGGASSRICDVVMLHGLLGTSSQWAACASLLAPEYRCWALELPGIGASARPRDLSLQGLTAWLEAACGALPLGERFTLMGSSWGGAVALDFAARSPLAARVERLVLAAPAHPLWNPSRAQRFMLRPVQARVGAWLGARCSPQIHRALLERIYGDPARLPLESIAEYGATLRQPHLGAAIAGLARHFRAQRLALEAALPQMQTPALLVWGDRDPVVPVATAAALAAAMPHVELEVLAGVGHLPFVEEPETFVRVARHFLSGSLPLVAWSAGFDSRQGPPAGAPGSSELPPLGRIRMG, from the coding sequence GTGGCGGACAGTCTGCTCGAGACGCAGCTTCCGTGGGGCGCACTGCGCTATCGCTGCTGGGGCGCGGCTCCCGCCGCCTTTCACCGGGGCGTCGCCCCGGTGAACGACGCACGTGCGTCGTTCACCCCGATGGTCGGCTCGCCCTCGTCTCCGGCGCCAAGCGGAGGGGCGAGCAGTAGAATTTGCGATGTCGTCATGCTGCACGGCCTGCTGGGGACGAGTTCACAGTGGGCCGCATGCGCCTCGCTGCTAGCGCCGGAATACCGCTGTTGGGCGCTGGAGCTGCCGGGCATAGGCGCGTCGGCGCGGCCCCGCGATCTGTCGCTGCAGGGGTTGACCGCATGGCTGGAAGCCGCCTGCGGCGCGCTGCCGCTGGGTGAGCGGTTTACGCTCATGGGCTCGTCCTGGGGCGGGGCGGTGGCGCTGGATTTTGCCGCGCGCTCGCCACTGGCGGCGCGCGTGGAGCGACTGGTGCTGGCAGCGCCGGCGCATCCGCTTTGGAATCCGAGCCGCGCCCAGCGCTTCATGCTGCGCCCCGTGCAGGCGCGCGTGGGGGCGTGGCTGGGCGCCCGCTGCTCGCCGCAGATCCACCGGGCGCTGCTGGAGCGCATCTACGGTGATCCGGCGCGCCTGCCGCTGGAGAGCATCGCCGAATATGGCGCCACCTTGCGGCAGCCGCATCTGGGAGCGGCGATTGCCGGGCTGGCGCGCCACTTTCGCGCCCAGCGGCTGGCGCTCGAGGCCGCGCTGCCGCAGATGCAGACCCCGGCGCTGCTGGTCTGGGGCGACCGCGATCCGGTGGTGCCGGTGGCCACGGCGGCGGCGCTGGCGGCGGCCATGCCCCACGTGGAGCTGGAAGTTCTGGCCGGAGTTGGCCACCTGCCGTTTGTCGAAGAGCCGGAAACGTTTGTGCGGGTGGCTCGCCACTTTTTGTCCGGGTCGCTCCCGTTGGTCGCTTGGAGTGCGGGCTTCGATTCCCGGCAGGGTCCGCCCGCCGGCGCTCCGGGCTCCTCCGAGCTGCCGCCACTGGGGCGTATCCGGATGGGATAG
- a CDS encoding 4-hydroxybenzoate octaprenyltransferase: MPVLTSTRRTLEMIKFEHSIFALPFALLGALLAARGWPPWSVLGWIVVAMVAARSAAMTFNRIVDRHMDAANPRTRNRALAAGTLSLGFAWSFLIVSVAVFELAAWQLNPLCLKLSPLALGWVLFYSYTKRFTWLSHWVLGLGLGIAPAAAWIAVRGSLAPRILLLSGAVALWVAGFDLLYACQDVEFDRQQPGLRSVPKSVGVAASLRLAQLCHLLMLALLVWLLISSGLGGLAWLGLVVVTALLLWEHSLLAPDDLSRMNAAFFTVNGYIGILLLVFWGAAILV; this comes from the coding sequence ATGCCCGTACTGACCAGCACCCGGCGCACGCTGGAGATGATCAAGTTCGAGCATTCCATCTTCGCGCTGCCCTTTGCCCTGCTGGGCGCCCTACTGGCCGCGCGCGGCTGGCCGCCCTGGAGCGTGCTCGGCTGGATCGTGGTGGCCATGGTCGCGGCGCGCAGCGCGGCCATGACCTTCAACCGGATTGTCGATCGCCATATGGACGCCGCCAACCCGCGCACCCGCAACCGCGCGCTCGCCGCAGGCACGCTCTCGCTCGGTTTCGCCTGGAGCTTCCTGATCGTCAGTGTGGCCGTATTCGAGCTGGCCGCCTGGCAGTTGAATCCGCTCTGCCTCAAGCTGTCGCCGTTGGCGCTGGGTTGGGTGCTGTTTTACTCCTACACCAAGCGCTTCACCTGGCTGTCGCATTGGGTGCTGGGGCTGGGGCTGGGCATTGCGCCCGCCGCCGCCTGGATCGCAGTGCGCGGCTCGCTGGCGCCGCGCATCCTGCTGCTCAGCGGCGCCGTCGCGCTCTGGGTCGCCGGCTTCGATTTGCTCTACGCCTGCCAGGACGTGGAGTTTGACCGCCAGCAGCCGGGCCTGCGCTCTGTGCCCAAATCGGTCGGCGTGGCCGCGAGCCTGCGCCTGGCGCAGCTATGTCACCTCCTGATGCTGGCGTTGCTGGTCTGGCTGCTGATTTCGAGCGGCTTGGGCGGGCTGGCCTGGCTGGGTCTCGTGGTCGTAACCGCGCTGCTGCTGTGGGAGCATTCGCTGCTGGCGCCCGATGATCTGTCGCGCATGAACGCTGCGTTTTTCACCGTCAACGGCTACATCGGCATTCTGCTGCTGGTCTTCTGGGGTGCCGCCATTCTGGTCTGA
- the tsaD gene encoding tRNA (adenosine(37)-N6)-threonylcarbamoyltransferase complex transferase subunit TsaD: MNVAAATILGIETSCDETAAAVVVEGREILSNVVLSQVPVHQLYGGVVPELASREHLRGIVPVVRQALEQAGGLALADVDAIAVTQGPGLAGALLVGLSYAKTLAWALGKPLIGVNHLEGHLQAVFLEERRNGRPDPTLPAMALVVSGGHTQLYLVEAASAGPGYRYRTLGRTRDDAAGEAYDKVAKLLGLGYPGGPLIDRLSEFGDAHAVAFGRIRLKGNALDFSFSGIKTAVLRRVQTTPELAAGIQARQPALAALGRKPTLEDWRAVCDRATLDLIASFQAAVVGDLVRRTLAAVEQMAAADTPVASVFLTGGVAANRALRREMQTAAGQMGLSVYAPAMALCTDNAAMIAAAAWPHFQSAQWAAADLAPAPQLPLAS, translated from the coding sequence ATGAACGTGGCGGCAGCGACAATTCTGGGCATTGAGACCTCGTGCGATGAAACCGCGGCCGCGGTGGTCGTCGAAGGGCGCGAGATCCTGTCGAATGTGGTGTTGTCGCAAGTGCCGGTGCATCAGCTTTACGGCGGCGTGGTTCCGGAACTGGCCAGCCGGGAGCATTTGCGGGGTATCGTGCCGGTGGTGCGCCAGGCGCTGGAGCAGGCCGGCGGCCTGGCCCTGGCGGACGTGGATGCCATTGCGGTGACGCAGGGTCCGGGGCTGGCCGGGGCGTTGCTGGTGGGCCTGAGCTACGCCAAAACGCTAGCCTGGGCGCTAGGCAAACCGCTGATTGGCGTCAATCATCTGGAAGGCCATTTGCAGGCGGTCTTTCTTGAGGAGCGGCGGAACGGGCGGCCGGATCCGACGCTGCCGGCGATGGCGCTGGTGGTGTCGGGCGGGCATACGCAACTCTATCTGGTGGAGGCGGCGAGCGCGGGTCCGGGCTACCGTTATCGCACGCTGGGGCGCACGCGCGACGATGCGGCGGGCGAAGCTTACGACAAAGTCGCCAAGCTATTGGGGCTGGGTTATCCGGGCGGGCCGTTGATCGACCGGCTTTCGGAATTCGGCGATGCGCACGCGGTCGCCTTCGGCCGCATCCGGCTGAAGGGCAATGCGCTCGATTTCTCATTTTCGGGGATCAAGACGGCGGTGCTGCGGCGGGTGCAGACCACGCCGGAGCTGGCCGCGGGCATCCAGGCCCGCCAGCCGGCGCTGGCGGCGCTGGGCCGCAAGCCGACGCTCGAGGACTGGCGCGCGGTGTGTGACCGGGCGACGCTGGATCTTATCGCCAGTTTCCAAGCTGCGGTGGTTGGTGATCTGGTCCGGCGGACGCTGGCCGCGGTGGAACAAATGGCCGCGGCGGACACGCCAGTGGCCAGCGTGTTTCTGACCGGCGGGGTTGCGGCCAATCGCGCGCTGCGGCGCGAGATGCAGACCGCGGCGGGGCAGATGGGCCTGAGCGTCTATGCCCCGGCGATGGCGTTGTGCACTGACAACGCCGCCATGATTGCCGCGGCTGCCTGGCCCCACTTTCAATCGGCGCAGTGGGCGGCCGCCGATCTGGCGCCGGCGCCGCAACTTCCGCTCGCTTCCTGA